taattaaaatagaaatttagtaagttaacagttaagttaatgaaaagccaaaaataactagttaagttaaaaagttaaaataaaataaacttttaacttaacttaaactttttaactcgttaatgcctagccttgatattatgtataactgaattcgatattaatttttttttttttatttaatgacaaactttataaatttattttaagcacaaataaataaataattgtaccttgttttaataatttatttagttgacTTAAGCGTGTAATTGCAAAAAATTCGTTCACCTTGAAAATATCATCAATTTtgcaaataaaaaagaaatcgcTCTTCGTGAACTGGAGACATCAGCTATGGAATCTCAAAGATTCCAAATATACCACTGCAAATCTGCAAATCTAATAAATTTCCTTGTTGTTCAGCTAAAcggatttgattttaaaaataccacTGCAGTTTATTGTGAAATGATAAATGACatccaaataaattataatataatactaattatattaacttcCAAAATTACAGTAATACCTACATTtctaatatatagttaattattattaaatagtaatattataatgtataattttttttgttaaatgtaggtacttaaaactaagcctttgtaaaatttttttgatacagGGTCTTAGTCTATAATGATAATGAATcgtgaattacaaaaaaaaatttttatttatttgtgataTTAATTGCTTAAGTTAGGCAATACTAAAACAACTAgctaataatatcaatattattaaaaaaccaaaaagagttaaatatactagctatttttaataatgtctgGATATTATTGacagtaactaatatatttaaaaatatctaatatccttattttaacacaatttcATTGCCGAACTCGTCTActaattgaaaacttaaaaaatatatgaaaccCATTATAAACCAtagttaaaataagtattatactaaattaaaattattaaaatatacattataaataaaaaataaaaatgagtaggtactttatacaaatataaaataaaacataaaatagaacaaaaattttaactctagtataataataataagtaagtcTATATTATGCGGTGTTCTGCCAATGATgatcatttttttaacataaacaaTTCATCAGTTTCTTGATTTTACCTTAAGTTGgacaaattcaaaatgttcttGAGTTCTTACATTATGTACTTCTTtccttctttttttcaaatataaaattcgaGAGGACCGTAAACCCTCGAATGATTTGATAAGGATATTGATGACGCAAACACTCTTTACCCATTATATttcatagttaaaataaatattatactaaatgaaaattatttaaacatacattataaataaaaaatgagtaggtactttatacaaatataaaacaaaccataaaatagaacaaataattttagtatattaagtCTATATTATGCGACGTTCTGCCATTGAtgatcattttttaaacataaacaatccATCAGTTTCTTGATTTTATCTTAAGTTGgacaaattcaaaatgttcttGAGTTGTTAGATTATGTACtttcttttttcaaatttgaaattcgaGACCGATTGTGAATCCTCGAATGATTTGATAAGGATATTGATGACGCAAACACTCTTTCACAAGTTAAACAAGTATAATCATTTTTAGATTTCGTAGTACAAGTATTTTGTTTGCTATTCTTCTTTTGACATTTGGCCAAATGAGATTTGAAgtcgaaaatattaatatccatTTGACAAAATGCACACATAatagtttttctattttttttactggCAATTAATTTACCTTCATGGAAAGTTAATTTATGAATACTCAAACCTTCAAGATCATCAAATTTTGCAGGacatttataacatttgtaCATACCAGGAATACgacatttatttttgacttgATGCGCTCTAAGATCTGGTATGTCAGAACATGGCTTACAACATTGCCAACATATCAAGGCATTTCCAAGTTCAAAATGGTGACGATAATGATGTTTAAAATTGCTGAAGGATTGGAAAATTATATTGCAAGAAGGTTTTAAACAAGTAAAAAGTACATGTTCTGATGTACGCACAATTGTGTTATTGTTTACGTTCTTCTTTCTTATCTGAACAGGTAATAATTCTGTTTCTTTTTGTGGTTTCATACTAGCTGCAGTTACATTTTGTGCCTGACTTTTAAGACAATGTTTCATATGTTCATTTATTTCTTTCATATTTTGAGATGATTCGTCACaatgtaaacataaataattacaatttgagTCCATTAAAACGGCACCATGACATTTCAATTTATGATAGGCAAATTCTTGTATATTTCCATATCTTATATTGCATAAATAACATCTAAATGCATTTTCAAGATCACAGTATATGTGACGACCATTGCCATCATTGTTAGATTTATCTATTCCTTTAAAACAACGATGACACATAACTGCTGATGAAGACATACCAATATGCGGTTGATAATGGAAtgtaaaatctttttttgaTCTTGATAAAACGTTACAGCAAGGAACCAAGCaagtaaaaaatgatttagtatGTTGAGAACAATCATGGTTGAGAATATTCTTCTTTTGACAGATTGAACAGTAGTATAATTTTTCAGTCACTTTATtgacattttcatttattacattattttcattgtcCTCACTATCTGatgataaatcaattattacttcATCCTGTGATAATTCAACCGTTTCTTCGTAGTCAGTTAAATCTACAATATCATCAACAATTGTAATATGATCATTATCATCGTCTTCATCCTCtgatattaattcaactatTTCAATTGGAgctgttattattatgcaaGAATCATCATCTGATTCTTCATCAAGTTCTGATTGTAAATCATTTGTAGTAAGTGATCTACTAGAATTACCTtgatagttattactattactacgtCCATTTAAAATGGttccatttttatttgattgttttGATATTGATTGAGAATGTTTGAACAGGGTTTCATGAGATGATTCTTCATTATTTCTTAACATCATTGATGAAGTAGATGCTTTAGATGTTCCAGGCATGGAATCACCAAACTTATTAGATTGTTTTGATAGTAATCGAGAATGTCTGAACGGAGGTTCCTGAGATGattctttattatttcttaacatCATTGATGAAGTAGATGCTTTAGATGTTCCAGGCATGGAATTACCTAACTCATTTGATCGTTTAGATATTGATCGATAATTTTTGGACGGAGGTTCCTGTAATGATTCTTTATTATTCCTTAACATCATTGATGAAGTAGATGCTTTAGATGTTCCAGGCATGGAATCACCAAACCCATTTGATCGTTTAGATATTGATCGATAATTTTTGGATGGAGGTTCCTGAAATGATTCTTTATTATTCCTTAACATCATTGATGAAGTAGATGCTTTAGATGTTCCAGGCATGGAATCACCAAACCCATTTGATCGTTTAGATATTGATCGATAACTTTTGACCGATGTTTCCTGACATGATTCTTCAATATTTCTTAACATCACAGTTGAAGTAGATGCTTTAAATGTTCCAGCCATGGAAACATTAAACTCGTTTGATCGTTTTGATATTGATCGATAACTTTTGAACGATGTTTCCTGAAATGATTCTTTATTATTCCTTAACATCATTGATGAAGTAGATGCTTTAGATGTTCCAGGCATGGAATCACCAAACTCGTTTGATCGTTTTAATATTGATTGAGAACGTTTGAACGGAGTTTCATGAGATGATTCTTGATTATTCCTTAACATCATTGATGAAGTAGATGCTTTAGATGTTCCAGGCATGGAATCACCTAACTCATTTGATCGTTTTAATATTGATTGAGAACGTTTGAACGGAGCTTCATGAGATGATTCTTGATTATTCCTTAACATCATTGATGAAGTAGATGCTTTAGATGTTCCAGGCATGGAATCACCAAACTCGTTTGATCGTTTTAATATTGATTGAGAACGTTTGAACGGAGCTTCATGAGATGATTCTTGATTATTCCTTAACATCATTGATGAAGTAGATGCTTTAGATGTTCCAGGCATGGAATCACCAAACTCGTTTGATCGTTTTAATATTGATTGAGAACGTTTGAACGGAGTTTCATGAGATGATTCTTGATTATTCCTTAACATCATTGATGAAGTAGATGCTTTAGATGTTCCAGGCATGGAATCACCAAACTCGTTTGATCGTTTTAATATTGATTGAGAACGTTTGAACGGAGTTTCATGAGATGAttcttgattattttttaacatcagtGATGAAGTAGATGCAGTAGATGTTCCAGGCATGGAATTACCAAACTTATTTGATCGTTTTGATATTGATTGAGAACGTTTGGACGGAGTTTCATGAGATGATTCTTGATTATTTCTTAACATCAGTGATGAAGTAGATGCAGTAGATGTTCCAGGCATGGAATTACCAAACTTATTTGATC
This genomic window from Metopolophium dirhodum isolate CAU chromosome 1, ASM1992520v1, whole genome shotgun sequence contains:
- the LOC132936434 gene encoding uncharacterized protein LOC132936434 isoform X2, giving the protein MSELLLLSENFDVCRLCLVERDTEGYEPFVDIMMPIDGKLKSKKRVLDLLGIDIEYDETKPNMICKCCFGALDSFHQMKKKANESQIVVNYIANKKFGGTMPETSVASTSSLMLRDNEQSSHSIPGTSTASTSSTSSLMLRNNEESSHETPSIRSQSISKRSNKFGNSMPGTSTASTSSLMLRNNQESSHETPSKRSQSISKRSNKFGNSMPGTSTASTSSLMLKNNQESSHETPFKRSQSILKRSNEFGDSMPGTSKASTSSMMLRNNQESSHETPFKRSQSILKRSNEFGDSMPGTSKASTSSMMLRNNQESSHEAPFKRSQSILKRSNEFGDSMPGTSKASTSSMMLRNNQESSHEAPFKRSQSILKRSNELGDSMPGTSKASTSSMMLRNNQESSHETPFKRSQSILKRSNEFGDSMPGTSKASTSSMMLRNNKESFQETSFKSYRSISKRSNEFNVSMAGTFKASTSTVMLRNIEESCQETSVKSYRSISKRSNGFGDSMPGTSKASTSSMMLRNNKESFQEPPSKNYRSISKRSNGFGDSMPGTSKASTSSMMLRNNKESLQEPPSKNYRSISKRSNELGNSMPGTSKASTSSMMLRNNKESSQEPPFRHSRLLSKQSNKFGDSMPGTSKASTSSMMLRNNEESSHETLFKHSQSISKQSNKNGTILNGRSNSNNYQGNSSRSLTTNDLQSELDEESDDDSCIIITAPIEIVELISEDEDDDNDHITIVDDIVDLTDYEETVELSQDEVIIDLSSDSEDNENNVINENVNKVTEKLYYCSICQKKNILNHDCSQHTKSFFTCLVPCCNVLSRSKKDFTFHYQPHIGMSSSAVMCHRCFKGIDKSNNDGNGRHIYCDLENAFRCYLCNIRYGNIQEFAYHKLKCHGAVLMDSNCNYLCLHCDESSQNMKEINEHMKHCLKSQAQNVTAASMKPQKETELLPVQIRKKNVNNNTIVRTSEHVLFTCLKPSCNIIFQSFSNFKHHYRHHFELGNALICWQCCKPCSDIPDLRAHQVKNKCRIPGMYKCYKCPAKFDDLEGLSIHKLTFHEGKLIASKKNRKTIMCAFCQMDINIFDFKSHLAKCQKKNSKQNTCTTKSKNDYTCLTCERVFASSISLSNHSRIHNRSRISNLKKEST